A section of the Polynucleobacter sp. AP-Sving-400A-A2 genome encodes:
- a CDS encoding SCO family protein gives MNMNSQKSYLYIARLLMLSLIAAVLLACGPQQSFKNVDITGSKAFGTDFSLLDPDGKVRTLADFKGKAVLMFFGYTQCPDVCPTTLTEMQQVMTILGPQADKVQVLFVTVDPERDTAAILKQYVPAFDSRFLGLRPADEAALEKVTKDFKVYYQKVPGTSPGSYTIDHMAGSYAFDPEGRLRLYIKHAQGAETLAQDLKELLK, from the coding sequence ATGAATATGAATTCCCAAAAATCTTACTTGTATATTGCGCGCCTATTAATGTTGTCGCTGATTGCCGCAGTTCTACTAGCTTGCGGTCCGCAACAGAGCTTTAAGAATGTCGATATTACGGGTAGCAAGGCGTTTGGTACTGACTTTAGTTTGCTCGATCCCGATGGAAAGGTCAGAACGCTTGCTGACTTTAAAGGCAAGGCTGTTTTAATGTTCTTTGGTTATACGCAGTGTCCTGATGTTTGTCCTACGACGCTTACTGAGATGCAGCAGGTCATGACTATATTGGGTCCTCAGGCTGATAAGGTGCAAGTACTGTTTGTAACAGTAGATCCAGAAAGAGATACCGCAGCTATCTTAAAACAGTATGTGCCGGCATTTGATTCACGCTTCTTGGGATTGCGTCCAGCCGATGAAGCAGCTTTAGAAAAAGTGACTAAGGACTTTAAGGTTTATTACCAGAAGGTGCCCGGTACAAGTCCTGGGTCATACACGATAGATCACATGGCAGGAAGTTATGCCTTTGATCCAGAAGGACGTTTACGCCTGTACATCAAGCATGCGCAAGGTGCTGAGACCTTGGCGCAAGACTTGAAGGAACTTCTGAAGTAA
- a CDS encoding twin transmembrane helix small protein, whose product MKWVIPVALLIIVGSLGSALYFMMKDKGRSSRMVQSLMLRIGLSIVLFLGILIAHYFGYIEATGVRVGIN is encoded by the coding sequence ATGAAATGGGTTATTCCAGTTGCACTGCTAATCATTGTCGGGAGCTTGGGCTCAGCACTCTATTTCATGATGAAAGATAAGGGTCGCAGCTCAAGAATGGTTCAGTCACTTATGTTACGTATTGGACTGTCAATCGTACTCTTCTTAGGAATTCTGATTGCCCACTACTTTGGTTATATCGAAGCTACTGGCGTTCGTGTGGGAATAAACTAA
- the cyoE gene encoding heme o synthase translates to MSSPASPNPVAMPRWRQYWVLTKPRVTQLAVFCAVIGMFLATPGMVPYPVLIGGIVGIWLLAGAAFAMNCLIEQAVDAKMKRTAWRPSATGEVTPFHITVFSIILGGLGMVILWIFCNPLTMWLTVATFVGYAVIYTWLLKPATPQNIVIGGLSGAMPPALGWAAVTNTLSAEAWLLVLIIFVWTPPHFWALALYRRDDYVQSGLPMLPVTHGERFTLLNILLYTLILIAATLLPYIYGMSGLIYLISAIILGLIFLAYVIALFISYSDALAKKTFRFSITYLSLLFAVLLIDHYFV, encoded by the coding sequence ATGAGTAGTCCAGCTTCCCCCAATCCTGTAGCGATGCCACGTTGGCGTCAATATTGGGTTCTCACCAAGCCCCGCGTCACGCAGTTGGCAGTATTCTGCGCTGTCATTGGCATGTTCTTGGCAACACCCGGCATGGTTCCTTATCCAGTTTTAATTGGTGGCATTGTTGGAATTTGGTTATTGGCAGGAGCGGCTTTTGCAATGAATTGTTTAATCGAGCAAGCCGTCGATGCCAAGATGAAGCGAACTGCTTGGAGGCCCTCTGCAACTGGTGAGGTAACGCCTTTTCACATTACTGTTTTCTCAATTATTCTCGGCGGTTTGGGAATGGTTATTCTGTGGATCTTCTGTAATCCGTTAACCATGTGGCTCACCGTAGCTACTTTTGTTGGTTACGCGGTGATTTATACCTGGTTACTCAAGCCTGCTACGCCACAGAATATTGTCATTGGTGGTCTCTCAGGCGCCATGCCACCTGCCTTAGGTTGGGCGGCAGTCACCAATACTTTGTCGGCGGAAGCGTGGCTCTTGGTGCTGATTATTTTTGTTTGGACTCCACCACACTTTTGGGCTCTTGCACTATACCGTCGCGATGATTATGTGCAAAGTGGCTTACCAATGCTGCCAGTAACCCACGGAGAGCGTTTTACACTTCTCAATATTTTGCTATACACACTGATTTTGATTGCGGCGACCTTATTACCCTATATTTACGGCATGAGTGGCTTAATTTATTTGATCTCAGCAATCATTCTGGGCTTGATATTCCTTGCCTACGTCATTGCTTTGTTTATTTCTTACAGTGATGCGCTGGCGAAGAAGACCTTCCGTTTTTCAATTACGTATCTATCTCTCCTTTTTGCAGTGCTATTAATTGATCACTATTTTGTTTGA
- a CDS encoding cytochrome c oxidase subunit 3, producing the protein MSSNSTPYYFVPGLSSHPASAALGLLAFAAGMSGWVNHAAWGGPVTAVGVLWVLVVLYKWFGDTIAESNSGKNGVNVDISYRWSMAWFIFSEIMFFAAFFSALFYARNIAMPWMGDVESKLLWPNFQAVWPNDGPAGLVEKFTTMGPWPIPTINTLLLLSSGVTVTYAHHAIRENHMKKAINGLAATVGLGIIFLGFQMYEYYHAYHALNLKLTSGVYGSTFFMLTGFHGFHVFLGGLMLAIVLRRMIRGDFTAENHFAFEGAAWYWHFVDVVWLGLYIAVYWM; encoded by the coding sequence ATGTCATCCAATTCAACCCCTTACTATTTCGTTCCTGGACTATCTAGCCATCCAGCTTCGGCAGCCTTAGGTTTGCTTGCTTTTGCTGCTGGCATGTCCGGTTGGGTAAACCACGCAGCTTGGGGCGGCCCAGTGACTGCAGTCGGTGTACTTTGGGTGTTAGTTGTTCTTTACAAGTGGTTCGGAGACACCATTGCTGAATCCAACTCCGGTAAGAATGGCGTCAACGTCGATATTTCTTATCGTTGGTCTATGGCCTGGTTCATCTTCTCCGAGATCATGTTCTTTGCCGCATTCTTTTCTGCATTGTTCTACGCGCGCAATATTGCGATGCCATGGATGGGTGATGTGGAAAGCAAATTGCTCTGGCCGAATTTCCAGGCTGTTTGGCCTAATGATGGCCCTGCTGGTTTAGTAGAGAAATTTACGACTATGGGTCCTTGGCCCATTCCAACGATTAATACTTTATTGCTTTTGTCTTCCGGTGTGACCGTAACTTACGCTCACCACGCGATTCGTGAAAACCACATGAAGAAAGCGATCAACGGCTTGGCTGCTACCGTTGGTCTTGGCATTATCTTCTTGGGCTTTCAGATGTATGAGTACTACCATGCATATCATGCCTTGAACTTGAAGTTAACTTCAGGCGTTTATGGCTCAACCTTCTTTATGTTGACAGGTTTTCATGGCTTCCACGTATTCCTTGGTGGCCTGATGTTGGCGATTGTTCTCCGTCGTATGATTCGCGGTGACTTTACTGCTGAAAATCATTTTGCCTTTGAAGGTGCTGCTTGGTATTGGCACTTCGTTGACGTCGTTTGGCTTGGTCTGTACATTGCTGTTTACTGGATGTAG
- a CDS encoding cytochrome oxidase small assembly protein codes for MLQESKVAAHKSQSASNRRLGFILLTVVLVFFLGILIKYGLLG; via the coding sequence ATGCTGCAGGAGTCTAAAGTGGCGGCGCACAAATCCCAATCTGCCAGTAACCGCAGATTGGGCTTTATTCTTTTAACTGTTGTTCTAGTGTTCTTTCTGGGCATCCTGATTAAATACGGCCTACTGGGTTAA
- a CDS encoding cytochrome c oxidase assembly protein: MSAIASINRQILLKLLIASVMMFGFGYALVPMYKALCEVTGINVVTSKNDYGIRAYSANKVGNTQVDYSRKVTIEFDSNSRGPFTFRPVKNFLEVHPGEMTEIVYEVTNNLSRPVDAQAIPSYAPKSAMEFFTKLECFCFQQQTLAPHEMKKMPVVFVIDAGLPADVKTITLSYTFFELGIGQQPAGSTTPKSKSAS; encoded by the coding sequence ATGTCTGCTATTGCCTCCATTAACCGCCAAATCTTGCTGAAGCTATTGATAGCTTCAGTCATGATGTTTGGTTTTGGTTATGCACTGGTGCCAATGTATAAAGCTTTGTGTGAGGTGACTGGTATTAATGTGGTCACTAGCAAGAACGACTATGGTATTCGTGCCTACAGTGCAAATAAGGTTGGCAATACTCAGGTCGACTATTCTCGTAAGGTGACTATTGAGTTTGATTCTAATAGCCGCGGTCCTTTTACGTTTCGTCCAGTCAAGAACTTCTTAGAAGTGCATCCAGGTGAAATGACGGAGATCGTTTACGAAGTTACTAATAACTTAAGTCGCCCTGTTGATGCTCAAGCTATTCCAAGCTATGCACCTAAAAGTGCGATGGAATTCTTTACTAAACTAGAGTGTTTTTGTTTTCAGCAGCAAACCTTGGCGCCTCATGAAATGAAGAAGATGCCAGTTGTGTTTGTCATTGATGCCGGCTTACCTGCTGATGTGAAAACAATTACCTTGTCATATACCTTCTTTGAGTTGGGTATTGGCCAGCAGCCAGCTGGTTCTACAACACCTAAATCCAAATCTGCGTCATGA
- a CDS encoding DUF2970 domain-containing protein: protein MSKKSSFTQSMIAVLWAFLGVRKKSGLQEDVASLSFVHIIIAGVLGALIFMGTLLLIVKAVVSH from the coding sequence ATGAGTAAGAAAAGTTCATTTACGCAATCTATGATCGCGGTCTTGTGGGCCTTTTTAGGTGTGCGTAAGAAATCAGGTCTGCAGGAAGATGTTGCTTCATTAAGTTTTGTCCACATTATTATTGCGGGAGTTTTAGGTGCCTTGATTTTTATGGGCACACTCCTTTTGATAGTTAAAGCAGTTGTGTCCCATTGA
- a CDS encoding heme A synthase, giving the protein MSSMLLLAELAAIAIVFAGLPLAYLWTRPAYNFFQKLNWVLVFMTFDLIVFGAFTRLTDSGLGCPDWPGCYGTSNPWHAISEIQQAEANMPTGPVTVIKAWIEMIHRYLAMTVGALILIQVAVAWSKLRSLGKKPLLGSLGLLILVCIQGAFGAWTVTLKLQPIIVTIHLMLALVLLACLTTYAQQEWMGKPSPAIRLQSQPLSAKLLLLAAVILSMQIFLGAWVSTNYAVLACPDFPTCMDRLWPETAWQEGFTLWRGLGLNAQGESITPVALQTIHWAHRVFAMVAVVVLGALGISALRFSNSTSSGMAQIAKLLLGLLVLQALTGISNVVFQWPLLAALMHTAGSAALVFCLVRLVQWSSWTAPIHMKMSKSL; this is encoded by the coding sequence ATGAGTAGCATGCTATTGCTTGCGGAGTTAGCTGCAATCGCAATCGTCTTTGCGGGTCTACCTTTGGCTTATCTCTGGACTAGGCCGGCTTATAACTTTTTCCAAAAGCTCAATTGGGTTTTGGTTTTCATGACCTTTGACTTGATTGTGTTTGGCGCTTTTACTCGCCTAACGGACTCTGGTCTGGGATGTCCTGATTGGCCTGGTTGTTATGGCACATCAAATCCATGGCATGCCATTAGTGAGATCCAGCAAGCTGAGGCGAATATGCCTACGGGTCCTGTGACGGTCATCAAGGCTTGGATTGAAATGATTCATCGATATTTAGCAATGACAGTCGGAGCACTGATTTTGATTCAAGTAGCAGTTGCCTGGAGTAAGCTCCGTAGCCTAGGTAAGAAACCTTTATTGGGCAGTCTTGGCTTGCTGATTTTGGTATGTATTCAGGGGGCATTTGGTGCCTGGACAGTCACACTGAAATTGCAGCCTATTATTGTGACGATTCACTTAATGTTGGCTTTGGTTTTGTTGGCGTGCTTAACGACGTATGCGCAACAAGAGTGGATGGGTAAACCTTCCCCAGCTATTCGCCTGCAGAGCCAACCTCTTTCTGCAAAGTTACTTTTACTTGCGGCAGTGATCTTAAGTATGCAAATCTTTTTAGGTGCATGGGTGAGCACTAATTACGCTGTATTAGCTTGCCCCGATTTTCCAACTTGTATGGATCGTCTTTGGCCAGAAACAGCTTGGCAAGAAGGCTTCACCCTATGGCGTGGCTTAGGCCTGAATGCTCAAGGTGAATCTATTACACCTGTCGCTTTACAAACAATTCATTGGGCACACCGCGTATTTGCTATGGTTGCGGTAGTGGTACTAGGCGCCTTGGGAATAAGCGCTCTGCGTTTTAGTAATTCCACATCATCAGGAATGGCCCAAATTGCCAAGTTATTATTAGGCTTGCTCGTTCTCCAGGCTCTGACTGGAATTTCTAATGTAGTCTTTCAGTGGCCCCTCCTCGCTGCTTTAATGCATACGGCAGGTTCTGCTGCATTGGTGTTCTGTTTGGTTCGTTTAGTCCAATGGTCTTCTTGGACTGCCCCCATTCACATGAAGATGTCTAAATCATTATGA
- a CDS encoding SURF1 family protein yields the protein MNIFSSLITSRLVATLSALMVIVVGCGAGIWQLNRAEQKIRLGESLSARLQMSTLNANADSLTLEQATERRILARGRFIQDEAIWLDNRPRPIPEGGTGAAGQSGFYVMMPLKLDGQELVLWVNRGWAPRNNENRIELPPVKTADQVVTVEGIAFPHPGRVYELGKKDATQARPRIEQNFDLGLEAQSHQWKQLPFIVRESASSKEDGLLRNWPSPTNGVDRHYAYAFQWFALALTGFLFWLINGFMKYRRELAVNGDRE from the coding sequence GTGAATATTTTTTCTAGCTTAATTACTAGTCGTCTAGTTGCTACATTATCAGCCCTTATGGTGATTGTAGTTGGCTGCGGCGCTGGTATTTGGCAGTTAAACCGAGCAGAGCAAAAGATTCGCTTGGGTGAATCTTTAAGTGCAAGATTGCAAATGTCTACTCTGAATGCGAATGCCGATAGTTTGACCCTAGAGCAGGCTACAGAGCGCCGAATTCTAGCCCGTGGACGTTTTATTCAAGATGAGGCGATTTGGCTGGATAACCGTCCTCGCCCCATTCCTGAGGGTGGTACTGGCGCTGCAGGACAATCCGGCTTTTATGTGATGATGCCTTTGAAATTGGATGGCCAAGAACTTGTGCTTTGGGTTAACCGGGGTTGGGCTCCTCGTAATAACGAAAATCGTATTGAGTTACCCCCAGTGAAAACAGCGGATCAAGTGGTGACTGTTGAGGGGATTGCTTTCCCTCATCCTGGAAGGGTTTATGAGCTTGGAAAAAAGGATGCTACCCAAGCAAGACCTCGGATTGAGCAAAATTTTGATTTAGGTCTTGAGGCACAAAGTCATCAATGGAAGCAACTTCCGTTCATTGTTCGAGAGTCTGCTTCTTCGAAAGAGGATGGTTTACTGAGAAATTGGCCCTCCCCAACAAACGGAGTCGATCGCCATTATGCTTATGCATTCCAGTGGTTTGCTTTGGCATTGACTGGATTTTTATTTTGGCTCATTAATGGGTTCATGAAATATCGGCGAGAGCTTGCTGTGAATGGAGATAGAGAGTGA